One genomic segment of Falco peregrinus isolate bFalPer1 chromosome 7, bFalPer1.pri, whole genome shotgun sequence includes these proteins:
- the LOC101910735 gene encoding sulfotransferase 6B1-like isoform X1: MSRNRERVIEILDKSFSQSDKVSPEDTLFSYRGVLYPAILTSPETLEALKSFETRSDDVILAGYPKTGTNWLDAMVSELESTDAKYTEEEMKERINAEKKLEIFPRLESGDPGIYERMKKLPSRRVILTHLPPHLLPPSILQSKAKILVLVRNPKDTAVSYYHFYNNMPVLPSFASWDEYFVAFMNGKLAWGSYFDHLVEWNKYIDHERIMMISYEELKEDQVLGMKRIAAFFGFSLCEEDFPRIAKKTGFQAMKEKSKETHGKFGDILFRKGVVGNWRDLFSKAQNEEMDRKFEACLGGTKLAEKMKYDVYCKA; encoded by the exons ATGAGCAGAAATCGGGAAAGAGTCATTGAAATCTTGGATAAATCTTTTTCACAGAGTGACAAGGTTTCCCCAGAAGACACGCTCTTTTCTTATAGAGGTGTTTTATACCCAGCTATACTTACCAGCCCAGAAACTTTGGAAGCTCTGAAATCCTTTGAAACCAGGAGTGATGATGTGATTCTAGCAGGCTATCCTAAAACAG GAACCAACTGGCTTGATGCAATGGTGAGCGAGTTGGAGTCAACTGATGCCAAAtatacagaagaagaaatgaaagagcgaataaatgctgaaaagaaGCTAGAGATATTTCCACGTCTAGAATCTGGAGATCCTGGAATATATGAG aggatgaagaaactgCCTTCCAGAAGAGTTATACTCACCCATCTGCCACCTCATCTCCTGCCCCCATCCATTCTCCAAAGCAAGGCTAAG atCCTTGTGCTGGTTCGGAACCCCAAAGACACCGCTGTCTCCTATTACCACTTCTACAACAACATGCCAGTGCTGCCATCCTTTGCCTCCTGGGATGAGTACTTTGTAGCCTTCATGAATGGGAAAT TGGCCTGGGGTTCCTACTTTGACCACTTAGTGGAATGGAACAAGTACATTGATCATGAGAGGATCATGATGATAAGCTATGAGGAACTCAAAGAG GACCAGGTACTGGGAATGAAAAGGATTGCTGCCTTCTTTGGATTCTCCCTGTGTGAGGAAGATTTCCCCAGAATTGCGAAGAAGACCGGTTTCCAGGCTATGAAAGAGAAATCCAAGGAAACCCATGGAAAGTTTGGGGACATCCTCTTCCGGAAGG GAGTTGTTGGGAACTGGAGAGACCTCTTTTCTAAAGCTCAGAATGAAGAAATGGACCGAAAATTTGAAGCTTGCCTAGGAGGAACAAAGCTGGCGGAAAAGATGAAATATGATGTGTACTGCAAGGCCTGA
- the LOC101910735 gene encoding sulfotransferase 6B1-like isoform X3: MSRNRERVIEILDKSFSQSDKVSPEDTLFSYRGVLYPAILTSPETLEALKSFETRSDDVILAGYPKTGTNWLDAMVSELESTDAKYTEEEMKERINAEKKLEIFPRLESGDPGIYERMKKLPSRRVILTHLPPHLLPPSILQSKAKILVLVRNPKDTAVSYYHFYNNMPVLPSFASWDEYFVAFMNGKLAWGSYFDHLVEWNKYIDHERIMMISYEELKEDQVLGMKRIAAFFGFSLCEEDFPRIAKKTGFQAMKEKSKETHGKFGDILFRKGNLRGINPILPAS, from the exons ATGAGCAGAAATCGGGAAAGAGTCATTGAAATCTTGGATAAATCTTTTTCACAGAGTGACAAGGTTTCCCCAGAAGACACGCTCTTTTCTTATAGAGGTGTTTTATACCCAGCTATACTTACCAGCCCAGAAACTTTGGAAGCTCTGAAATCCTTTGAAACCAGGAGTGATGATGTGATTCTAGCAGGCTATCCTAAAACAG GAACCAACTGGCTTGATGCAATGGTGAGCGAGTTGGAGTCAACTGATGCCAAAtatacagaagaagaaatgaaagagcgaataaatgctgaaaagaaGCTAGAGATATTTCCACGTCTAGAATCTGGAGATCCTGGAATATATGAG aggatgaagaaactgCCTTCCAGAAGAGTTATACTCACCCATCTGCCACCTCATCTCCTGCCCCCATCCATTCTCCAAAGCAAGGCTAAG atCCTTGTGCTGGTTCGGAACCCCAAAGACACCGCTGTCTCCTATTACCACTTCTACAACAACATGCCAGTGCTGCCATCCTTTGCCTCCTGGGATGAGTACTTTGTAGCCTTCATGAATGGGAAAT TGGCCTGGGGTTCCTACTTTGACCACTTAGTGGAATGGAACAAGTACATTGATCATGAGAGGATCATGATGATAAGCTATGAGGAACTCAAAGAG GACCAGGTACTGGGAATGAAAAGGATTGCTGCCTTCTTTGGATTCTCCCTGTGTGAGGAAGATTTCCCCAGAATTGCGAAGAAGACCGGTTTCCAGGCTATGAAAGAGAAATCCAAGGAAACCCATGGAAAGTTTGGGGACATCCTCTTCCGGAAGG GCAACCTCAGGGGCATAAATCCGATCCTTCCAGCCTCATGA
- the LOC101922986 gene encoding sulfotransferase 6B1-like isoform X1 produces the protein MEKSRKNFTDLVDKAVAAANTLRRDELLFSYKGILYPVTLCSPEVFRAMESLEARSDDVILAGYPKSGTNWVGQILGDLVAIFEKKTQNEESRVNDEELEEFPYLEIGDTGKYERMNKRASRRIMVTHLLPENLPSSVFKNKAKILLLTRNPKDLATSFYHFANGIPTLPSYDTWDDFFVDFMTKKLPWGCYFEYLSKWNKYATCENVMTITYEELKENPVLGVKNIAAFFGIPLTEKELQTVVERSSFQSMKKNSQKTHGTFGNLFFRKGGVGDWRNLFSEDQNEKMDRAFEERLGGTKLGTKLKYDVYCKA, from the exons atggAGAAGTCCAGGAAAAATTTTACTGATTTAGTTGATAAGGCAGTAGCTGCTGCTAACACCCTGCGTCGTGACGAACTGCTTTTTTCTTACAAGGGGATACTCTACCCGGTTACTTTATGTAGTCCTGAAGTATTCAGAGCCATGGAGTCCCTTGAAGCCAGAAGTGATGATGTCATTTTGGCAGGATACCCTAAATCTG gcaCAAACTGGGTAGGTCAAATCTTAGGTGATCTGGTAGccatatttgaaaagaaaacacagaatgaagAAAGCAGGGTGAATGATGAAGAACTAGAAGAATTCCCCTACCTTGAAATTGGAGATACTGGGAAATATGAG CGAATGAACAAACGAGCTTCTCGAAGAATTATGGTTACTCATCTTCTTCCTGAAAATCTTCCCAGCTCTGTCTTCAAAAATAAAGCCAAG ATATTGTTGCTGACGCGCAATCCAAAAGATTTAGCGACATCTTTTTACCATTTTGCCAATGGCATACCTACTCTTCCCTCCTATGACACCTGGGATGATTTCTTCGTAGATTTCATGACAAAGAAAT tgCCCTGGGGGTGCTACTTTGAATACCTTTCTAAATGGAACAAATATGCGACTTGTGAAAATGTTATGACAATAACTTACGAAGAGCTAAAAGAG AATCCCGTCCTGGGTGTGAAAAACATAGCTGCTTTCTTTGGGATTCCCCTGACTGAGAAAGAGCTTCAGACTGTGGTAGAGAGAAGCAGCTTCCAGTCAATGAAGAAGAACTCACAGAAGACCCATGGGACATTTGGCAATCTTTTCTTTCGCAAAG GTGGTGTCGGTGACTGGAGGAATCTTTTCAGTGAAGATCAGAACGAGAAAATGGACAGAGCCTTTGAAGAACGTTTAGGAGGAACTAAACTGGGAACAAAGTTAAAGTATGACGTGTACTGTAAAGCCTGA
- the LOC101910735 gene encoding sulfotransferase 6B1-like isoform X2, with amino-acid sequence MSRNRERVIEILDKSFSQSDKVSPEDTLFSYRGVLYPAILTSPETLEALKSFETRSDDVILAGYPKTGTNWLDAMVSELESTDAKYTEEEMKERINAEKKLEIFPRLESGDPGIYERMKKLPSRRVILTHLPPHLLPPSILQSKAKILVLVRNPKDTAVSYYHFYNNMPVLPSFASWDEYFVAFMNGKLAWGSYFDHLVEWNKYIDHERIMMISYEELKEDQVLGMKRIAAFFGFSLCEEDFPRIAKKTGFQAMKEKSKETHGKFGDILFRKDIILSEDWLPSAFDTSCTRSCWELERPLF; translated from the exons ATGAGCAGAAATCGGGAAAGAGTCATTGAAATCTTGGATAAATCTTTTTCACAGAGTGACAAGGTTTCCCCAGAAGACACGCTCTTTTCTTATAGAGGTGTTTTATACCCAGCTATACTTACCAGCCCAGAAACTTTGGAAGCTCTGAAATCCTTTGAAACCAGGAGTGATGATGTGATTCTAGCAGGCTATCCTAAAACAG GAACCAACTGGCTTGATGCAATGGTGAGCGAGTTGGAGTCAACTGATGCCAAAtatacagaagaagaaatgaaagagcgaataaatgctgaaaagaaGCTAGAGATATTTCCACGTCTAGAATCTGGAGATCCTGGAATATATGAG aggatgaagaaactgCCTTCCAGAAGAGTTATACTCACCCATCTGCCACCTCATCTCCTGCCCCCATCCATTCTCCAAAGCAAGGCTAAG atCCTTGTGCTGGTTCGGAACCCCAAAGACACCGCTGTCTCCTATTACCACTTCTACAACAACATGCCAGTGCTGCCATCCTTTGCCTCCTGGGATGAGTACTTTGTAGCCTTCATGAATGGGAAAT TGGCCTGGGGTTCCTACTTTGACCACTTAGTGGAATGGAACAAGTACATTGATCATGAGAGGATCATGATGATAAGCTATGAGGAACTCAAAGAG GACCAGGTACTGGGAATGAAAAGGATTGCTGCCTTCTTTGGATTCTCCCTGTGTGAGGAAGATTTCCCCAGAATTGCGAAGAAGACCGGTTTCCAGGCTATGAAAGAGAAATCCAAGGAAACCCATGGAAAGTTTGGGGACATCCTCTTCCGGAAGG ATATTATTCTGTCTGAGGACTGGCTGCCTTCAGCTTTTGATACTTCTTGTACCAGGAGTTGTTGGGAACTGGAGAGACCTCTTTTCTAA
- the LOC101922986 gene encoding sulfotransferase 6B1-like isoform X2, whose amino-acid sequence MEKSRKNFTDLVDKAVAAANTLRRDELLFSYKGILYPVTLCSPEVFRAMESLEARSDDVILAGYPKSGTNWVGQILGDLVAIFEKKTQNEESRVNDEELEEFPYLEIGDTGKYERMNKRASRRIMVTHLLPENLPSSVFKNKAKILLLTRNPKDLATSFYHFANGIPTLPSYDTWDDFFVDFMTKKLPWGCYFEYLSKWNKYATCENVMTITYEELKENPVLGVKNIAAFFGIPLTEKELQTVVERSSFQSMKKNSQKTHGTFGNLFFRKGGVGDWRNLFSEDQNEKMDRAFEERLGGTKLGTKLNFTC is encoded by the exons atggAGAAGTCCAGGAAAAATTTTACTGATTTAGTTGATAAGGCAGTAGCTGCTGCTAACACCCTGCGTCGTGACGAACTGCTTTTTTCTTACAAGGGGATACTCTACCCGGTTACTTTATGTAGTCCTGAAGTATTCAGAGCCATGGAGTCCCTTGAAGCCAGAAGTGATGATGTCATTTTGGCAGGATACCCTAAATCTG gcaCAAACTGGGTAGGTCAAATCTTAGGTGATCTGGTAGccatatttgaaaagaaaacacagaatgaagAAAGCAGGGTGAATGATGAAGAACTAGAAGAATTCCCCTACCTTGAAATTGGAGATACTGGGAAATATGAG CGAATGAACAAACGAGCTTCTCGAAGAATTATGGTTACTCATCTTCTTCCTGAAAATCTTCCCAGCTCTGTCTTCAAAAATAAAGCCAAG ATATTGTTGCTGACGCGCAATCCAAAAGATTTAGCGACATCTTTTTACCATTTTGCCAATGGCATACCTACTCTTCCCTCCTATGACACCTGGGATGATTTCTTCGTAGATTTCATGACAAAGAAAT tgCCCTGGGGGTGCTACTTTGAATACCTTTCTAAATGGAACAAATATGCGACTTGTGAAAATGTTATGACAATAACTTACGAAGAGCTAAAAGAG AATCCCGTCCTGGGTGTGAAAAACATAGCTGCTTTCTTTGGGATTCCCCTGACTGAGAAAGAGCTTCAGACTGTGGTAGAGAGAAGCAGCTTCCAGTCAATGAAGAAGAACTCACAGAAGACCCATGGGACATTTGGCAATCTTTTCTTTCGCAAAG GTGGTGTCGGTGACTGGAGGAATCTTTTCAGTGAAGATCAGAACGAGAAAATGGACAGAGCCTTTGAAGAACGTTTAGGAGGAACTAAACTGGGAACAAAGTTAAA ctttacatgctga